The following coding sequences lie in one beta proteobacterium CB genomic window:
- a CDS encoding Pseudouridine synthase has product MAKPISLEKILFSQGFGTRRYCSDLVYADLVKVNGVLAEDPEARIATEGLLLNVEGQDWEFHEKAYIAFNKPPNYECSHKTTHHPSVYSLLPKPFVERGLQCVGRLDYDTTGLILISDDGQFIHKMTTPKKNIGKVYEITTPEPITQKQIENLLNGVVLDDDPKPCFATACKQLGENVLAMTIVEGRYHQVKRMMAAVGNHVAKLHRAEIGQYVMPADLVEGEWRWLYPEDLQKLSKSVDAPIA; this is encoded by the coding sequence ATGGCCAAACCGATCTCTCTTGAAAAAATATTGTTTAGCCAAGGCTTTGGCACTAGGCGCTATTGCAGCGATTTGGTTTATGCTGACCTCGTCAAGGTCAATGGTGTTTTGGCAGAAGATCCGGAAGCGCGTATCGCCACTGAAGGATTGCTGCTTAATGTGGAGGGTCAAGATTGGGAGTTTCATGAAAAAGCCTACATCGCCTTTAACAAGCCACCAAACTATGAATGCTCACACAAAACTACGCATCATCCCAGTGTCTACAGTTTGCTACCCAAGCCTTTTGTTGAGCGGGGTTTGCAATGTGTTGGACGTTTGGACTACGACACTACAGGCTTAATTTTGATCTCAGATGACGGTCAGTTCATTCATAAGATGACTACACCAAAGAAAAATATTGGTAAGGTGTATGAGATCACCACGCCGGAGCCCATTACCCAAAAACAGATAGAGAACTTGCTAAATGGCGTTGTTCTAGACGACGATCCAAAGCCCTGTTTTGCCACAGCATGTAAGCAGCTTGGTGAGAATGTATTGGCAATGACTATTGTTGAGGGCCGTTACCATCAGGTGAAGCGAATGATGGCTGCCGTGGGTAATCATGTTGCGAAGCTTCACCGAGCAGAAATCGGTCAATACGTCATGCCTGCTGATTTGGTAGAAGGTGAGTGGCGCTGGCTTTATCCGGAAGATTTACAGAAACTGTCTAAGAGTGTGGACGCCCCAATTGCCTAA
- a CDS encoding Short-chain dehydrogenase/reductase SDR: MEHTVLVTGATAGFGEATARRFLANGHKVIALGRRVERLEALKASLPIDQQSRLLTLAVDVCDSSKVDSLAATLPAEFAKVTVLVNNAGLALGLEPAHQAFLTDWDQMIDTNIKGLVHMTRAFLPGMVERKCGHVINLGSVAASYPYPGGNVYGGTKAFVQQFSLNLRADLVGTPVRVTCVEPGMCSGTEFSNVRFKGDDDKAGKVYSGVKALSADDVAEAIYWSANLPSHMNINLVELMPVQQAFNPFHIHRGEF; encoded by the coding sequence ATGGAACATACAGTTTTAGTAACCGGCGCTACCGCTGGCTTTGGAGAGGCAACTGCTAGAAGATTTTTGGCAAACGGCCATAAGGTAATTGCTTTAGGTAGGAGGGTGGAGCGCTTAGAGGCTTTAAAGGCATCCCTTCCCATAGATCAGCAGTCTCGGCTACTGACCTTAGCTGTTGATGTTTGCGATAGCTCCAAAGTGGATAGTCTTGCGGCCACCTTACCAGCGGAGTTTGCCAAGGTGACAGTGCTGGTGAATAACGCTGGATTAGCCCTAGGTTTAGAGCCGGCGCATCAAGCTTTTCTCACGGACTGGGATCAAATGATTGATACCAATATCAAAGGGCTGGTGCATATGACGCGCGCTTTCTTGCCAGGAATGGTGGAGCGTAAATGTGGTCACGTCATTAATCTGGGTTCGGTAGCGGCAAGCTATCCCTACCCGGGCGGTAATGTGTATGGTGGAACCAAAGCCTTTGTTCAGCAATTTAGCTTAAATCTGAGGGCAGATTTAGTTGGTACACCAGTACGCGTTACTTGTGTTGAACCAGGAATGTGTTCTGGAACTGAGTTCTCGAATGTGCGCTTTAAAGGTGATGACGATAAAGCAGGCAAAGTCTATTCTGGTGTGAAAGCATTGAGTGCAGATGATGTGGCTGAAGCTATTTACTGGTCTGCTAATTTGCCAAGCCACATGAATATTAATTTAGTGGAGTTGATGCCAGTACAGCAGGCATTTAATCCTTTTCATATTCACCGTGGTGAGTTTTAA
- a CDS encoding transcriptional coactivator/pterin dehydratase codes for MPKPKPLANDFDFAAILPDWQVNLATQELGRTFVFGDFKSAFQFMTLCAHFAEELDHHPDWSNAWNKVSVSLSTHSMKALTELDITMAKAMDQYALQILA; via the coding sequence TTGCCTAAACCCAAACCCCTTGCAAATGATTTTGACTTTGCAGCAATATTGCCTGATTGGCAGGTAAATCTCGCTACTCAAGAGCTAGGTCGGACATTTGTATTTGGGGATTTCAAGAGCGCATTTCAATTTATGACTCTATGTGCACACTTTGCTGAGGAGTTAGATCACCACCCGGATTGGTCTAATGCTTGGAATAAGGTGTCAGTGTCCTTGAGCACCCATTCAATGAAGGCTTTGACCGAGCTCGACATCACCATGGCAAAAGCCATGGATCAATACGCCCTTCAAATATTGGCTTAA
- a CDS encoding Isochorismatase hydrolase → MNKSTQIHPETSILILIDLQGRLMPAIDQGEAVLKQCIRTAQIAQILEIPIIATEQSPKSLGANIESIKTFCSETIHKEHFNACADGLIQSIPNNRQQCILMGCETHVCLMQTALKLIDEGYDVSIVVDGVGSRRALDKQIALDRLQIAGARLITAEMLGFEWLKTAQNPAFKEVLALLK, encoded by the coding sequence GTGAATAAATCAACTCAAATTCACCCTGAAACTTCAATCCTCATCTTGATCGATTTACAGGGGCGCCTAATGCCAGCAATTGATCAAGGCGAGGCTGTACTGAAGCAATGTATCCGCACTGCTCAAATTGCCCAAATACTTGAGATTCCAATTATCGCTACGGAACAAAGCCCAAAAAGTTTAGGGGCCAATATTGAGTCCATTAAGACTTTTTGTAGCGAAACGATTCATAAAGAACATTTCAATGCCTGTGCCGATGGTTTGATTCAATCTATTCCCAATAATCGTCAGCAATGCATTCTGATGGGATGCGAAACTCATGTGTGCTTAATGCAAACAGCACTCAAGTTAATAGACGAGGGTTACGATGTTTCGATAGTGGTAGACGGAGTTGGCTCACGCCGAGCACTCGATAAGCAAATAGCACTTGATCGATTACAAATTGCTGGGGCACGACTCATTACGGCGGAGATGCTCGGGTTTGAATGGCTTAAGACAGCTCAAAATCCAGCATTCAAAGAAGTTCTCGCCCTGCTGAAATAA
- a CDS encoding GCN5-related N-acetyltransferase: MNMPNAFTNKTFSPSDEAHYLIRPIQSDDRERIIELFNHLSPESRYLRFAHAISKLPDDFLDDILDLDYKKEMALLAVMSNPAGAEEVIGIARYVTPPNQNVCEFSLSVSDNHTAHGVGTHLMLDLIEHAKENGIQEMLGYVLSKNSRMLNLVSDLGFQITSMNDDPDFQTVSLLL, from the coding sequence ATGAACATGCCGAACGCATTTACCAATAAGACTTTTTCGCCTAGCGATGAGGCTCATTACCTGATTCGCCCTATTCAATCGGATGATCGAGAGCGAATTATTGAGCTGTTTAATCACCTCTCACCCGAAAGTCGTTATCTCCGATTTGCCCATGCAATCTCCAAACTTCCAGATGACTTTCTAGATGACATCTTGGATCTAGATTACAAGAAAGAAATGGCTTTGCTTGCAGTCATGTCAAACCCGGCTGGAGCTGAGGAGGTTATCGGCATCGCCCGATATGTGACCCCACCCAATCAGAATGTTTGTGAGTTTTCTCTCAGCGTGAGTGATAACCATACTGCACATGGCGTCGGTACGCATTTGATGCTTGACCTCATAGAGCATGCAAAAGAAAATGGAATACAAGAAATGCTTGGGTACGTCTTGAGTAAGAATTCGAGAATGCTTAATCTAGTTTCTGATCTGGGCTTTCAGATCACCAGCATGAATGATGACCCTGACTTTCAAACCGTGAGCCTGCTACTGTGA